GTAGCAGACAGAGAAGATGGGAATACACGGGGATTGACCTAGACAACATTGACAGATTCACCTGTTTTTAAGTATAAAAGAGCGGAAACAACCCCAGTTACATTTCATAATGTGACTGGGGCCTTATTTTTTCATATCTCTTTTCTTCATTTAATTGAAAAGCTATTTTGGTTGCTTCACCCATCGTAAGGCTTTCAAAACCGTATTGCTTATTCAACCGAAATACTAATTCTAAGATTTCAGTTAAAAATTGCAAATTCTCTTCAATATCTTTACCGAAATTATGCGGATGCCACCACAGATGGTATACTTCCCCGTTTTGCGCTGCGTGAATAAGACTTTTTTTAATTCTGCGGAGGCGTAGTTTTTCAAGACTTTTCAATTTCGGTTCATAGGGTCTCAAAAATCTGCTCGATGCTAAATTAACAAGAGGGGCCTTTCCTGCATTTTTAAGCCGATACGTATTATGCCCTGTGATGTTCACGTAACAATCAGCTAATCGAAGCATTCTTTTTAATGGGCTTTCCTTATGAAATTTGCTTTCTTTATAAATCCAGCTTTTTTCATTCCCCCTGAAGCTTTCAATTCCATGTTTTTTACATATTTTAAGGTAGTCTATATTGAGTTGGTTTCTTGGAAACACAATTGATTTTGCCGGCCGACCGAATGTGGAACTCACCTTTAAAGAAGCTACCAAATCCGCTTCAAACTGATCTGCCGTCTGCCCCTCTTCCAAACAATAATAATGTGAAAACGTATGCGTCGAAATTTCTTGCCCTTCATATTGACTAATCTTCTTAAGCAATGATTGCCCATAGTGAAATGGATCTTCTTCTTCATTCTCACCAATATCCCCTATTTTGCCATACGGGGAAAATTCCATGTTTGTATAACTTGGGAGATTCGACGGCAGATTGTTCATAAGTTCCTCTTTATTTCGGAAAAAAAGCATTCCCACCGTTGCCCATGTTGCACGAATTCCAAGATTATCAAACAGCTCAAGCATTTTATCAATTGCTTCGCGTGTACCTAGTAAATTCTTTTCATATTGTTCGAGTGTGAAGACATCGTGTACGCCCCAATTTAATTCGAAATCAAGCGAGATGATGAAGGTTCCATGATTCCTCATTGGATTTCCCTGGCGGTTGCCCAAGCCATTTTCCAATTTCTTATTTGTAATACGAGTGCCCCGATGATTGAATTTGCTTCGTACCCCCAATAGACAGGCACAATTTCTCCTCCAAACCCGAGTTTGAATCTACGAATATTTTCATCGTAGCTAAGACCACCCATATCATATAATTTATATCCTTTTTCTTTCAAAAATAAAATACATAGCCACACAAGATAACGATTTGCTTGGCCCAGCAATCTTTTCAACTCCGGACTATCAGCCATGCGGAAGTGAGATGCGGAATATAGATTCATTGCTAAGGTACCATCTAGAATATATACTCTGTAACAAAAAACTTGGTCTTCACTTTTTATATAAGTTAGCAATAAAGCATTTTTCTCACGGAGCAGCTTCATCGTTTTCATATGAAATGAATTGCAAGTATGTGTTTTTTTATTTTTAGCAAACTGATTATAAAAATTTTGAAATTCTACTAAATCGTGATCTGTTGGATTTTCAATTATAATATGGTCTAACTCTTGTTCTTCTGCACGTCTAATTTGTCTCCTTGTCGTTTTTTGCATCGCCATTAATAATTCATTGTCATCTTTTGTTAAATCAAACTGAAGTGTCTCTAATGTTCTTAAATTTTTCTTTGGAACAAATGAGTGTGAAAACGCCTTAACTTGCGCCGTTGAATCATTTTCAAACTCTCCATTAGCAAAGTAAACATTTTGGATCTTTACGTTTAAAATTTTTCTTTCAATTGTAATCATTTAAAACACCCCGATTCTTTTTCATTCTGTAACGTGATATTTTTTAAACCCGAAATAAGTTTTTTTGAAAATATGTTTGCTAATTGAAAACCCTACTTCTTCCAAGAGAGCCTTTTCAGTTTTTGCTCCTTCTTCAATCGCAACATATACGGTTCGTGCTTTACTGTTTTTCTTAACGGAGGAACAAATCGCCGATAAGTTGCCTTCATTCCAATTTTTAAAGTGAACGGAACTTTTTTTAAATTGTTCCAGATAAGAAATTCTATCAATCCTAAGCACTTTATCATTTGTCCAAAAAATATTTTCATAGGCTAAATTATCTTTTGGGTAATAGCCTTTATAGCCGCCGTACATTTTCCTGCAAATATCTTTCATATGAATACTAACAATTTCGGAACTTTTCATTGCATCGTTTATTGTTAACTCGATGAATTCCTCGGAATCGGGTAAATCCGGAACATTTTTCTTTTCCATTTTGTAGACAAGATAACGTTCATTTTCATAAAAGTATTTTCGAATTCGCTTAAAAAATTCGATGACTTCAGAACGGGCTCCTTTAGACTCTGTTTTGAATATGTTTTTTATAATAAACACCAATTTCCCGATGTTTTTTCGTTTAAATAGCACCAACTTATGATTTTCTTTAATCCTTTCAATAAATGTTTCCTTCATTGATAGCCAGTTTCTTATCACTTTTGCTGCGATTGTATTTGACGAAAATATCATTCTTCGTGTGTAATCCAAATGTGTATTCCATTCAAATTTATAAGTCTCATACCCAATGCTTAAATCAAACACGCGTTCATTTCCGTATTTACATTGCAATATCTTTTCTTTTTCCAAGATCCTTCCTGGACTAAACGTTTCAAAATCATCATCGTACCCTAAGACATACCCTAGATACCTTCCTCGACAATTGAATCCATAATTAAATGCGATCATCGTATCATTAATGTACAAAGAATCGATTTGAGTCTTCAACGATCCACTTGTAATTTTCGCAAGACTGCGGTAAAACTCTTTTTCTTTTTCATTCGTAAACCCACTGGTATCGCGTCTTTTTTCCCAGCGCTTGTCGTGAAGTTTGAAAATGTAATCCATTTCTTCCGGGCTACTTCGTAAAAACTCTACATTTCCATTTTCATGCAACCTTTTTTCTCTACGGTCAAGCCGATGTAGCCTCTGCCTTTTCTCCATATATTCTTCTAACGTAATTTTTTTCAAATCAATATACGGCGTGATAACGCGATGCACGGAAAATTTAGAGTTGCGACTTTGCAAATACATTTCCAAGCTTGCAGGTGTAATGCTACTCTCCAAAAGCCCGTGCAAATAGAAAACAACATTCTTTTTTTCATGGATGATCTCATCTAATACAAACTTTAGTGAGTCATCCAACATATCGTGATAAGCAACAACATCCATATAATTCGCTTGACCAAACGACATAAAGAAATACTTGTATCCCAGCAAACCTTTATCATATAAAAAGGGAAAAAAAGCAATGATTTCTTCATCTTTACGGATACCCATGATTTCTATTTGCTTATTTCCCCCTAAATGTTTCCACCATTCATTTATCCATTCGAATT
This genomic window from Sporosarcina sp. Marseille-Q4063 contains:
- a CDS encoding polysaccharide deacetylase family protein, which encodes MRNHGTFIISLDFELNWGVHDVFTLEQYEKNLLGTREAIDKMLELFDNLGIRATWATVGMLFFRNKEELMNNLPSNLPSYTNMEFSPYGKIGDIGENEEEDPFHYGQSLLKKISQYEGQEISTHTFSHYYCLEEGQTADQFEADLVASLKVSSTFGRPAKSIVFPRNQLNIDYLKICKKHGIESFRGNEKSWIYKESKFHKESPLKRMLRLADCYVNITGHNTYRLKNAGKAPLVNLASSRFLRPYEPKLKSLEKLRLRRIKKSLIHAAQNGEVYHLWWHPHNFGKDIEENLQFLTEILELVFRLNKQYGFESLTMGEATKIAFQLNEEKRYEKIRPQSHYEM
- a CDS encoding GNAT family N-acetyltransferase, with the translated sequence MITIERKILNVKIQNVYFANGEFENDSTAQVKAFSHSFVPKKNLRTLETLQFDLTKDDNELLMAMQKTTRRQIRRAEEQELDHIIIENPTDHDLVEFQNFYNQFAKNKKTHTCNSFHMKTMKLLREKNALLLTYIKSEDQVFCYRVYILDGTLAMNLYSASHFRMADSPELKRLLGQANRYLVWLCILFLKEKGYKLYDMGGLSYDENIRRFKLGFGGEIVPVYWGYEANSIIGALVLQIRNWKMAWATAREIQ
- a CDS encoding GNAT family N-acetyltransferase, which translates into the protein MELFIISSIEQLEQYRDDWSSILEENQNTNPFIEFEWINEWWKHLGGNKQIEIMGIRKDEEIIAFFPFLYDKGLLGYKYFFMSFGQANYMDVVAYHDMLDDSLKFVLDEIIHEKKNVVFYLHGLLESSITPASLEMYLQSRNSKFSVHRVITPYIDLKKITLEEYMEKRQRLHRLDRREKRLHENGNVEFLRSSPEEMDYIFKLHDKRWEKRRDTSGFTNEKEKEFYRSLAKITSGSLKTQIDSLYINDTMIAFNYGFNCRGRYLGYVLGYDDDFETFSPGRILEKEKILQCKYGNERVFDLSIGYETYKFEWNTHLDYTRRMIFSSNTIAAKVIRNWLSMKETFIERIKENHKLVLFKRKNIGKLVFIIKNIFKTESKGARSEVIEFFKRIRKYFYENERYLVYKMEKKNVPDLPDSEEFIELTINDAMKSSEIVSIHMKDICRKMYGGYKGYYPKDNLAYENIFWTNDKVLRIDRISYLEQFKKSSVHFKNWNEGNLSAICSSVKKNSKARTVYVAIEEGAKTEKALLEEVGFSISKHIFKKTYFGFKKYHVTE